The nucleotide sequence GACGCTCAAGCGTGAGGTTGCAGTTTGGCAGGACAACCGCAATCATGAGGAGACTTGGATTGATTGGCGATTTACGACTGCTGATGCCAGGGTTAAATTACACCGGCTCTACCCGTCAATCAATAATTGACTAAACACTAGAGCAGATTGACGATGAGATTGAACAGGTGACAACCGATGGTGCTTATGACCATCGTCATTGTTACGATGAGATTGCCCAGCGAGAAGCCAAAGCGGTGATTCCTCCCCGCAAAGATGCCGTGATTTGGCAGCATGGCAACTGCAACATTCCACCGCATCCGAGAGATGAGAATCTGCGCTACATTCGCAAGCACGGGCGTAAAAAATGGAAATGGGATTTGGGCTATCACCGACGGTCTTTGGCAGAAACCACGATGTTTCGCTTCAAAGCAATTTTTGGCAGCAATTTGAGTTCCCGTAAATTTGACAATCAAGCAGCCGAATTATTTATCAAGTGTGCAGCGCTCAACCGCATGATTCAAATTGCTAAACCTGACAGCTATGAAGTCAAAGCTTAATCTCAACCAGGCTCAAGTCTGGATCTGTCTCTGTTCTCAATCATGCAACAACGCCGTTCACTACTATAAGCGGCAGTGTTCTTCAACGGTGATAGATTTACAATTGTAATATTAGGGAAAAGGATTAGATTCACCAGGATTACTGAGGAATTTCGATAGTAAATTCGGCACCACAACCCGGTGTTGAATTACAGGTTAACTGTCCTCTATGTTTCTCCACAATAATTTGATAGCTAATTGACAATCCCAACCCAGTTCCTTTTCCAAGGGGTTTAGTCGTAAAAAAGGCATCAAATATTTTTGAATGTACATCCTCTGGAATGCCAGGACCATTATCGGAAATTTTGATGAAGACGTGATCGCTATTCAAGCGTCCAGTTTGAATACAAATTAATGGGAGATTAGTTTTAGAAGGCTCTTGAGTAATGGCTTCTTCCAAAGCATCAATTGAATTGCACAGGAGATTCATAAATACCTGATTTAGCTGGCTAGGATAACACTCAACCATTGGTAAATGACCATACTCTTTGACTATTTTAATAACAGCAGAGCCTGATTTAGCCTTGAGGCGATGATGTAGAATCATCAAAGTACTGTCAATGCATTCGTGCAGATCAACCTGTTTCATGTCTGCTTCGTCGAGTCGAGAAAAGCTTCGTAGCGAAAGAACAATTTGACGAATTCGATCGGCACCTACTTCCATCGAATCTAAAAGCCGAGGTAGATCTTCTTCCAAAAATTCAAAATCTATCTTTGTTATGTGCTCTTGAATTTTTGAAGTTAAGTTAGGATTTTCTTTACAGAACAGTTCTACTAAATTGAGCAAATCTTGAACATAGGTTCGAGCTGGTTGAAGATTGCCATAGATAAAATTAACTGGATTATTAATTTCATGAGCAACTCCTGCCACTAATTGTCCCAACAGGGACATCTTCTCGCTCTGAACCAGTTGCACCTGGCTTTGTTTGAGACTGCTAAGAGCTTGATTCAATTCCAACGTTCGTTCAGCAACTTTTTGCTCTAGCGTTTTGTTCAAGTTTCGCAATTGCAAATGTACTTGAATTCGAGCCAGCACTTCCTCATGCTGAATGGGTTTTGTAATATAATCTACGGCTCCCAGGGAAAGTCCTTTAACTTTGTCAAGTGTATCAGAAAGGGCTGTCATAAATATGATCGGAATATCCCTAGTTTGCTCATTTGCTTTGATCCGACGACAGGCTTCAAACCCATCAATTCCCGGCATCATTACATCTAGCAAAATTAAGT is from Trichocoleus sp. and encodes:
- a CDS encoding IS630 family transposase, which produces TLKREVAVWQDNRNHEETWIDWRFTTADARVKLHRLYPSINN
- a CDS encoding response regulator, which encodes MDTTKQPSYTILVVDDNPTNIQVLFDVLNESGYEVAVAKSGESALDRLQNHLPDLILLDVMMPGIDGFEACRRIKANEQTRDIPIIFMTALSDTLDKVKGLSLGAVDYITKPIQHEEVLARIQVHLQLRNLNKTLEQKVAERTLELNQALSSLKQSQVQLVQSEKMSLLGQLVAGVAHEINNPVNFIYGNLQPARTYVQDLLNLVELFCKENPNLTSKIQEHITKIDFEFLEEDLPRLLDSMEVGADRIRQIVLSLRSFSRLDEADMKQVDLHECIDSTLMILHHRLKAKSGSAVIKIVKEYGHLPMVECYPSQLNQVFMNLLCNSIDALEEAITQEPSKTNLPLICIQTGRLNSDHVFIKISDNGPGIPEDVHSKIFDAFFTTKPLGKGTGLGLSISYQIIVEKHRGQLTCNSTPGCGAEFTIEIPQ